CGTGCGGGCTTAATCGAGACGCAGCGGGGCCGGGGGGGCGGCTCGGTGCTTGCGCGCCCCGCTTCGACGATCACCCTTCGGGAGGCGTACGAGGCCGTGGCCGACAACCAGCAAATCCTTCCTCGTCACCCAAGCGGATGTGCCGGGCGCGCCGCCCTCGTGCTCGCGGGCTTCGTCAACGACCTCTGCGCCGATGCGGAGCAGGCACTGCTGGATCGACTGGAGGCTGTAACCGTCGCCGAGATGGACCGACACGTCCGTTCTCAAATTCGCGCACCGGACTAGAGGCGCCTCGGCCCAGGCCATCCGTCCGCTCTCCCAAAATGCAACCACATTGGTTGCCAGGTCTTCCAATCTCCCCAC
This Bacteroidota bacterium DNA region includes the following protein-coding sequences:
- a CDS encoding Rrf2 family transcriptional regulator, whose protein sequence is MNSHLTIALHVLGFSAARAGEPITSEELARTYGTSPVVLRRVLAKLQRAGLIETQRGRGGGSVLARPASTITLREAYEAVADNQQILPRHPSGCAGRAALVLAGFVNDLCADAEQALLDRLEAVTVAEMDRHVRSQIRAPD